The sequence below is a genomic window from Phycisphaerales bacterium AB-hyl4.
TAGTCGACGCTTCCGCATCGTCGGCCTGGGAGGCGACCGCATGCGCTCGCAGCGGCGCGCGGATGATGGTTCGCGTGCCATTGCCCGGCTGACTGTCGACCTCAAACGAGCCGCCCCAGTATTCGAGTCGCTGCCGAATGTTGAACAGGCCGAAGCTGCCCTCGTCCGGCCGACGTTGCGACCGCGTTACGTCCATGCCCTGGCCCCGATCGGCGACAACGATCTGAATCTCATTCTTGTCAGACGTGATCGTCACGCTCGCCTCGTCGACGTTGGCGTGCTTGACGACATTCAACAACAGCTCGCGCACCGACTGGAACAGAAAGGTGCGCAGCTCCTCCGTCGGCTGCTGAGTCAATTCCTCAGCGTCAAGCGTGACCGCCAGGTTGTGCCGCTGCTGCATTGTTCGGCCGAGCCACTGAATCGCGGAAATCAGCCCCAACTCATAAAGCATCGTCGGGCTCAACTCCACCGTCAACGACCGCGACACGGCGATCGCCTGATCCAGCAACTCCAGCCCTCGGCCAGCCGACTCGGCCACCGTCGTTCCGTTCGTGCCCTTGCTGATCATGTCCAACTGAATGCGGACAGCCACCAGCCACTGCTGAAGATCGTCATGCAGCAACTGCGCCAGCCGACGCCGTTCACTTTGCTCGACACGCGAAAGCTCCGCCGAGAGCGCCTGCATCTGCTGGCGATAGCTTCGCAGTTCCGCCTCAATCGCCTTGCGAACACTGATGTCGCGCAAGGTCGCCAGCACCGCCGGCTCGCCCGCCCACCGTAGCTGGGACACGCGCATTTCAGCGATGCCGCCGCTGCCGTCGCGCCTGTAAATGGCGATTTCCGTCGCCTCACCGTTCACAACCGGAACACCAAAATGCGTTCCCAACAGCTTCGCGATCGGCTGATTCAGCAACTGTTCCGCCATCGGGTTCGCGAACTGGATGACCCCTTCCTGATCAATCACCAACATGCCATCCGCGTTCGCGTTGATCACGGCTTGAAAACGCTCAGACTCCGCGATCGCATGTTGGCGCAGACGATCACGCTCGATCGCGTAACTGATCGACCGCACGAGCACATCCGGCGACAGGCTCGTGCGCAGCAGATAATCCTGCACGCCGCCATGCACCGCATGAACTCCCGACAGCGGAACATTCGTGTGATTGATCACGATCACCGGGGGAAAACCGCCCTGCCGAGTCAGACGCAGCGTTTCTTCAAGCGAAGCGTGGTCGCCCGAAGGCAGGTCGATCAACACCGCGTCAAACCGGTCGCGCGCGTGAGCGATCAACTCCTCGTCCAGCGAATCCACATGCTCGGCAACAAACATGCCCGCTTCAGCGTTGGCAAGCATCGGCTCCAGCCAGCGTGCATCAGAGCCAGGCTCCGCCACGATCAGGACGCGAACCGTCTGTTCGGGACTGCCATCATCCTTTGGTGCAAACAGCGCTGCCATACAAACCGCCAGCCTCTGCCCCCAGTGATGAACCGACCCCAAGGCGTTTCACCGAGAAACACCACTACCCCTGATCGCCAAGAATCGACAGATGGCCTGCCAGGATGCCCGCCATATCAGCGAACGGCTCACCAATGTCCATGCCTTCGCTCGTAATTCGGAACTGACGAATACTCTTATCGTGCGCCGAACCACGCATCTTGAGCACCGTCACACCACGATGCATTTCGCCTTTGAATTCAACGTAACGCAACAGCAGTATCGCATCGGTCAGCGTCGAAATATGCTGCTCCGTTACCGATCGGCTGCCGAAGAGGCTATCGCTGGTGGACGTGTATAGCCCAGCCACTTGCGCTTCCTTGAGCATGGAGGTCAGGCCGAGCGCAAATTCGCGAAACGCCGACACACTGCCGATCCGTTGCAGCGCGGTGATGCTGTCCACGACAACCCGCTGTGCCTTGAAACGCTTGATGACACTGCGGACGCGGGCGAGGTGATCTTCCAGACTGCCAGATTCGGGGAACTGGCAATGAATTTCGACCAGCCCGTCTTTTTCCATGCCTTCCAGGTCGATGCCCCAGCTTTCCGCATTGCGCATCAACTGCGGTCGGCTTTCTTCGTAGCCGAAAACCACGGCCCGCTCCGACTGCTCCGCCGCGCCACGGAGAAACTGCATCGCGGTGAGCGTCTTGCCCGTGCCGGTGGCTCCGGAAACGATCGTCACGGAATCGCGGAAAAAGCCGCCGCCGCACATCGCGTCCAGCGCTTTGCAGCCGGAGCTGATCCGCTTGTCCGTCGAAGGCTGCTCGAGCTTCAGTGTGCCCAGTGGGATCGTCTGAATACCGTCTGAAGAAATGCTGAACGGAAACGCGCCGCTGGCATGGTCGCTGCCACGCATTTTGAGCACTTCCAGCGTTCGCCGACGGCGAGAAATCTCCGGCACGTTGCGAATCAGCATCACCGAGTCGGCGACGAACTCTTCCACCCCGAAACGCGATAACCGGTCCGACTCGCCGGGCAACTGCTCCGTGGTCATCAGCGTGGTGACGCCCGCTTCGTTCAAAGCCGACGTAAGGCGAAACAACTCCCGCCGTACGATGCCCACGTCTGGAAACCGCATGAACAGCGCAGCAAGCGAATCCACCGCCACACGCGTCGCCTGCACCTGCTCGATGGCATACAGCACGCGGGCACGCAAAGCAGCAAGGTCGTAATCCCCCTTGACCACCACTTCGTTTTCGTCGGCCCGCGGCGAAGCATCCACGAACAGCAGTTTTTTCGCCGACTCCATGCCCGCAACATCCCAGCCGAACCGGCTGAGGTTTTCGCGCAGGTCGGCCACCGATTCTTCGAATGTAACGTAGACCCCCGCCTCGCCGAACTGTTCGACCCCCGCAGCCAGATACTGCCCGCACATGACCGTCTTGCCCGTGCCGGACGCCCCGCAAAGCACGGCAGCACGCCCCCGGACCAAGCCCCCGCGCGTCAATGCATCCAACCCCGGAATGCCGGTCTTCAGCCGATGATCAGTATTACTTTGTGAGTCCGGCCCCTTCGCCCCGGTTCCCTTCAGGTCTGATGATTTCGATTCAGCCATGATTAATCCCTGTCACCGCCCTCATCAGTCTGTGGGCCCTGCGTTGCCATCCTTAGCCGTCAGCCGGGTCTTTCGCACCTTTCGGTTCGCCATTCATTTCCGCCATATGGAAATCCAACCCTTCCAGCACCTTATCGCGACTGGTCAGGTCACCGATCACACGCCGTAGCGGCGGCGGCAATTCCTTGATCAACGTCGGTGTTGCAAGAATGCGATTGCGCTCGGCCAGCTCCGGATGCTCCAGCACGTCAACCACTTCCAGGTCGCATTCGCCCTGCAGATCGTCCTGACAGATACGGCGGATCGCCTCCACGGCGCGCTCAACCCGCAAGGTGCGACCTGACACGAATAGCTTGAGACGAAACTGTTCACCCATAAACGCTGCACGAAAGCTTGGCGCTCTCATGCCCAACGGTTCCGATTCCGCATGGCGAACCCACCTTGGTCGAAAGCCAACGCCCACTGCGCCACGCCTCGACTCAGGTTTTTCTACCCTACACCTCAAAGTATACGGGAAAGCAATTAGGTGAGTTTCATCGCCTCGCCAACTTGCGATATTTTTCTTCATGGCCGTGTTATCGCAGAAACAGCCCTGAAATCGCCGTTCTGGCGGCGGGCGCAACGATATTACCGCCGACGCCGGAAGCTACGACAGGCTCGCCAATAACAATTTCAGCATGCTCTAGGCTGAATGGCGATCGGGCTACTTGGCCATCGCCCGCTCGGCCAACCCTGACAGAAAATCGTCGAACGCGTCCCGATCCGTGGGCAGATCCACCGGCTGCTGCTTCAGGCCCGACAGCAACATCGCGTTGCCCAACTCAAGACCGGAGACACCCTCGGCGGCGGGCGCGATCAGCTCGTCCTCATGGAGGATCGCGTTGATGAAGTTCTCCATGATCGCACGATGGCTGTTGCCTTCTTTTTCCGGATCAATGCTCACGTGCGTCTTGCCCTGCCGGTCGCGGAGCCGATCGTCGCCCATGAGAAACGCGCGAACGGGCACATTGTTACGCATCAACGTGATGGGCTTACCCGGCTCGGCAATGAGCGTGCCGTTGTCGCCTACGATCTCCAGCCGATTGATGTCCGAGTACTCGGACGTGGAAGTACTGAACGTGCCGGTCGCGCCGTTTTCAAACTCCAGCAGCGCATTAACCTCGTCTTCCACCTCGATGTGGTGGTACTTGCCCAGGCCGACCTGGGCCGCGGCGACGCGCGTCGGTTGGCCGACGAACCAGCAAAGCAGATCCAGGTTGTGCGGGCATTGGTTGATCAGCACACCGCCGCCCTCGCCTTTCCATGTCGCGCGCCACCCGCCCGAGTCGTAGTACGCCTGCGTGCGACACCAGCTCTGGATCGTCCAGCTGACACGCATCAGCTCGCCCACCTCGCCGGTGGCGACAAGCCGTTTGACCTCGCGCCAGAGTGGTGTCGCGCGTTGATTGAACATGGCGGCGAAGACGAGTTCGGGGCGTTTGGCCGCCGCGTCGACCATCTCCTGCGCAGCTTTGGCGGTGACGGCTAACGGTTTTTCGGTCAGTACGTGGATGCCCTTTTCAAACGCGGCGAGCGTATAGGGCGGGTGGAAATAATGCGGCGTGGCGATGAACACCGCATCGACTTCGCCGGAGTTGATCAGCTCGTAGCCATCGGTGAACGTTCGCACCTCATACTGCTGCTTGAGTTTTTCGAGCGACTGCTCGTCCACATCCGCCGCCGCGGTAAATTTGAGCCCGGCAATGCTATCGAAATACCGCATGTGAACTTGAGCCATCCCGCCACATCCGATGACACCCAGCCTTACCTCGTCCATGCTAATTTGCTCCCGCAATTTGATTATGTGAGCTTTACGTCGTGTCGAGC
It includes:
- the kaiC gene encoding circadian clock protein KaiC, whose amino-acid sequence is MAESKSSDLKGTGAKGPDSQSNTDHRLKTGIPGLDALTRGGLVRGRAAVLCGASGTGKTVMCGQYLAAGVEQFGEAGVYVTFEESVADLRENLSRFGWDVAGMESAKKLLFVDASPRADENEVVVKGDYDLAALRARVLYAIEQVQATRVAVDSLAALFMRFPDVGIVRRELFRLTSALNEAGVTTLMTTEQLPGESDRLSRFGVEEFVADSVMLIRNVPEISRRRRTLEVLKMRGSDHASGAFPFSISSDGIQTIPLGTLKLEQPSTDKRISSGCKALDAMCGGGFFRDSVTIVSGATGTGKTLTAMQFLRGAAEQSERAVVFGYEESRPQLMRNAESWGIDLEGMEKDGLVEIHCQFPESGSLEDHLARVRSVIKRFKAQRVVVDSITALQRIGSVSAFREFALGLTSMLKEAQVAGLYTSTSDSLFGSRSVTEQHISTLTDAILLLRYVEFKGEMHRGVTVLKMRGSAHDKSIRQFRITSEGMDIGEPFADMAGILAGHLSILGDQG
- a CDS encoding response regulator → MAALFAPKDDGSPEQTVRVLIVAEPGSDARWLEPMLANAEAGMFVAEHVDSLDEELIAHARDRFDAVLIDLPSGDHASLEETLRLTRQGGFPPVIVINHTNVPLSGVHAVHGGVQDYLLRTSLSPDVLVRSISYAIERDRLRQHAIAESERFQAVINANADGMLVIDQEGVIQFANPMAEQLLNQPIAKLLGTHFGVPVVNGEATEIAIYRRDGSGGIAEMRVSQLRWAGEPAVLATLRDISVRKAIEAELRSYRQQMQALSAELSRVEQSERRRLAQLLHDDLQQWLVAVRIQLDMISKGTNGTTVAESAGRGLELLDQAIAVSRSLTVELSPTMLYELGLISAIQWLGRTMQQRHNLAVTLDAEELTQQPTEELRTFLFQSVRELLLNVVKHANVDEASVTITSDKNEIQIVVADRGQGMDVTRSQRRPDEGSFGLFNIRQRLEYWGGSFEVDSQPGNGTRTIIRAPLRAHAVASQADDAEASTNLADSPPRKAADASSRPLRLLLADDHPSVREGLAGLLAQYPTIQIVGEAGDGMEAVRLVRELRPDVVVMDVSMPGMDGIDAVRSICSEWPDARLIGLSMYDAPYVEQAMYAAGVDAYLPKGSPTDELISAIFGERLGHGHKSR
- a CDS encoding Gfo/Idh/MocA family protein yields the protein MDEVRLGVIGCGGMAQVHMRYFDSIAGLKFTAAADVDEQSLEKLKQQYEVRTFTDGYELINSGEVDAVFIATPHYFHPPYTLAAFEKGIHVLTEKPLAVTAKAAQEMVDAAAKRPELVFAAMFNQRATPLWREVKRLVATGEVGELMRVSWTIQSWCRTQAYYDSGGWRATWKGEGGGVLINQCPHNLDLLCWFVGQPTRVAAAQVGLGKYHHIEVEDEVNALLEFENGATGTFSTSTSEYSDINRLEIVGDNGTLIAEPGKPITLMRNNVPVRAFLMGDDRLRDRQGKTHVSIDPEKEGNSHRAIMENFINAILHEDELIAPAAEGVSGLELGNAMLLSGLKQQPVDLPTDRDAFDDFLSGLAERAMAK
- a CDS encoding circadian clock KaiB family protein; translation: MGEQFRLKLFVSGRTLRVERAVEAIRRICQDDLQGECDLEVVDVLEHPELAERNRILATPTLIKELPPPLRRVIGDLTSRDKVLEGLDFHMAEMNGEPKGAKDPADG